The segment cttttttctttttttattttgttggatTGATCAGATCATCATACATAGTCCAAGAGAACTCAGTGGCTGAGATGAATTGATACCAAGTAGGTTTAGACTTGTGTGCATATAGTATAACAAAGTTTAAATTCCTAAGGACTCTATATTGAATTACACCATTGGACaacattttaaagtaaaatccttaactattcaaaaagcaaaaaaaaatatattctattccTAAGGATTCCAATGGTgggtaacaccattggagatgctctaagaatTTTCCTTTGCATTTGCTCATCTTGACCGCATCTTTGGTCTCACCACCCACTTTACCggttttactttttctttaacTTTCCTTTCTATatcattttaactttttttttttttaatttttgaaaaaattgcgCTCTATACACTAAACTTTTGTCATAAATTAACCAATACTCTAAATTTTATACCATGATATCTTCTTCTATAGacacaaacttattttttttatttttttattttttaagattttaaacgAATTCActctttatttttattgtttaagtGCAATTGTTTCACGATTTTAGTcggcaaacaaaaaaaaatgctttcattattttgaatttttgtataTTCGAAAAAGTACCAAAGGAAATTAACTTTAtcgaggaaaaaaaaacaattttaaaacacacTATTAAAGCATCTCCAATAAGTCCCCTCATTTTTAATGGGGTCCACCCTTAAATTAAAGGGATGAAGGGATGGTTCGCCAACAATCACCCTCATATTTACTTTTAGAAAAATTCACAATTTACACTTTAGTCCTAAAtactattaataattaacaataatcattaaactttcaaaaaataaaaataacatactatttgaatcatattaaaataaaataattttgagaaaaaaataaatatataattaaatataactataagtagtataaaaatgttaataaaataattttaatcaaaatagttttaagaaaatataacgaTAAGtactaaaatatgatatataaaaagttattcaTGCTATTGTCAAACATATATAATTGTAGAGACTGAAGTGAAAAGTAAATAGTGTTTTAAGGGCCTCAACAGTGCCCCTCAAATCTGAGGGTCTACTGTTCATCCCCTTATAATTTAAAGGGATAAGGGTCTGTTGGAATGCAAAAGCCTTCAAAAAATGAGGGGATAAAGGtctgttggagatgctcttagagcatctccaaccccactccataatttactccaaaattGAGAATGGAGTTAaaaatggagtggaaaatggagtgatgaccaaaaaataaaagcattactctataaatggagtaatgcttttattttttggtcatcactccattttccactccatttccaactccattctcaattttggagtaaaatatggagtggggttggagatgcccttagaCAGACAACATTTTtgttcaagaaaaagaaaagagaaaaaagacaGACAACATATTCAACTACGATTTCACCCTTGTGTAAATCAAAGTCATCACATTCACACGAGATATAACAAGGGCAATGTGGTCATACAAACGTGGCCTCCTCCCCGCGTAGATATAGTATTCCATATCCCTTTCCCCACTGAATCTGAAGGAGCTCTATCGCAGAAATGGAAAGAAAGCTTCTTGTGACCTTGTCTGTGATACTCTTTTCTTCTGTTGCGGCAGATGATTACGTCCGACCAGAACCTCGTCAAGCTTTACAGTTTCCATGGAAACAAAAGTCCACTTCTCAACCCGAGCAGGTAACTTAGGCTCCCCCCCCCATCCCCCATAGGGGTCGTTCCTCtgttttttatcttcttcttttgatcTGATCCATTTCTGTGAAACCCATGTTTCTTCTGGTCTTATCTATGTCTGTTCTTGTACTGCATGTTGGTCTACGCTTGTTTTTCTCCGCAAAATCCGATCtttttttggttaataataCTATTAGTCCATAAATAATCCCATTTAATCGTGTCCTGCTTAGTCAAGATGTTTACTGTCTTCGAATCTTTAAAACTGTTGTTGATCATGAAAGACAACACTGTTGTCTGAGACCAATTAGAGCGAAGATATAATTGATAATGAGCATCAAAAtgtcatgttttttttattaaatgtcatgttttttatatatactgaGATGAGATTCATACATGCAGGTGCATATCTCATTGGCTGGAGACAAACACATGCGAGTGAGTTGGGTCACCAACGACAAATCATCCCCTTCCTTTGTTGAATACGGAACATCTCCAGGGAAATACTCTTTCCTTGGTCAAGGAGAGAGCACTTCTTACAGCTACATATTCTACAGATCAGGGAAGATACACCACGCCGTCATCGGTCCATTGGAACCAGACACTGTTTACTATTACCGTTGCGGTGGAGGAGGACCTGAGTTTCATCTGAAAACACCACCAGCTCAGTTCCCGATCACTTTCGCAGTGGCTGGCGATCTTGGTCAAACCGGTTGGACCAAGTCGACGCTAGATCATATCGATCAGTGCAGATACGAAGTGCATCTGCTCCCCGGTGATCTTTCTTATGCTGACTATATGCAGCACAAGTGGGACACGTTCGGAGAGCTTGTTCAGCCTCTGGCGAGTGTGAGGCCCTGGATGGTGACTCAAGGAAACCATGAGAAAGAGAATATTCCCTATTTGGTGGATGAGTTTGTGTCGTATAACTCGAGGTGGAAGATGCCTTATGCAGAGAGTGGATCAAATTCGAATTTGTATTACTCTTTTGAGGTTGCTGGTGTCCATGTGATCATGCTTGGCTCATACACAGATTATGATCGGTACTCAGATCAATACAATTGGTTAAAGGTGAGAGTTTTTACTTATCATCCATTTGTTGTGCGTATCTTCCTTTATTCCCACGTTAGGTCGAAGCAGTTAGCAAAATGTTACAAATCAAAACTGTTTTGTCATTGTAGTTTCTTAGGTTCTGATGTACTATCACTATCAGCAGTTTCTGTTACATTGCTTTCTTTAAAAATTGTTGTGTGCATATGATATGTGTAGGGTGATCTCTCAAAGGTGGACAGAGAAAGGACTCCGTGGCTAATAGCCTTGTTCCATGTACCATGGTATAACAGTAACGATGCCCATCAAAATGAAGGTGATGGGATGATGGCTGAAATGGAGCCTTTGCTTTATGCGAGCGGTGTGGATATTGTATTCACTGGCCATGTCCATGCTTATGAACGCACggtatgataaaaaaaaatgtattagcTTCTCTTCTAAGTCCTAAGTCCTAACAGAAAAAAGAATATGTTAATCGTCGTCTTGTTTCCGTATGATATTAATTGGTTTATTGTGCTGCTTGGCATCATGGGTTCCTTTGATATTAATTAGTTCGTTGTGATGGTTTGACAGAAACGTGTCAACAATGGTAAATCAGATCCATGTGGTCCCGTACACATAACTATAGGAGATGGAGGAAACAGAGAAGGACTAGCTCGCAAGTAATACCTCAAACTGAttactttttctgtttttatcaAACTTATTTTTCTATGTTATAACTTATTAAGTAAATTCATCAAAAAAACTTCTGATGTGTCCATGCTAAACCTGCTTTGTCTTAGTTATCTAGATTTGTTGAGCTAATTCAACAGATTATCTACCAGGACCTAATCACACTTTTTGGAGTGTCCTTGTCCTATGATGAAAGTAGGTGATACTGATTCTTAAtgtatcatgttttttttttcaggtacaaAGATCCATCCCCAGAGTGGTCAGTCTTCAGGGAAGCAAGCTTTGGACATGGCGAACTTCAGATGGTGAATTCAACCCATGCGCATTGGACCTGGCATAGGAACGATGACGATGAGCCAACAAAATCTGATGAAGTTTGGTTAACCTCACTTGTGAACTCAGGATGTTGGACGGAGAAGAAATGGAATGAAAACCTCAGAAAAATACTCATGGAACCTTGATGATAAGTGAGAAACAGTAAAGTAGTCcgaagtatatataaaaatctacaaGGTTGTGGTGTTAGACTATTGGCCACACCATAGTAGAAGACTTTCACAAGCTGCATAGAATTCCTAGTTTCAACTTTGAGATTTTGTAAGCTTGTAAACTTTGTGTTGTGATGTGTTGTATTGTTGTGACATTAATTACATTACATTTTTTATCTTAATGTGTTTTATATCCAATGTTCTTTTCCAAATGTTCTAAATGTCAtgttaaaaacaaaatgaaattgTAAGAAGTACAACAAGACTTGGTTTTGCCAATGCAGACAACATGGTCTCGagttgatattatttttaaagattaaaaaccAACTtctgatatgtatatattttttggttttggttttagcTTTGAAAAAATGCCAATGATAAAAAGCTCCTATGGTGTTTACTAAAATGAAAAACTAACCGATTGTTGTTGTGTGTTTCagattaactaaattttatacTAATTAATCTTAACATAACTAATATAGATTTTCCAAAAAAAGTCTAGATatcatacaaataaatattcGTAGACAGTCGAAACATTACAAGTGGTATCATAGCTAATTAGCTATTTTTTTCTGATCTAAGAGACGTCATGAAATTTATCGGGTGCACAACGAAGACGTTGCACTGTAAGTATGGATGAATGGTATCATTCTGATTTCTGGTATATGATGAAATATTTAATAGAATTTATTTGGTTATCTATGTCAACAAATAACACTTAGTTTTTCCGGCACACATTCATTTAAACTCTAGAATTAAAGTGTTTGGGATATAGTAGCAAAATAATGGATAATCTATCGAAAAATGATTCgcgatatatatttatttaaattttgctTTTGCTTTGAAAGAATGCCAGTGATAAAGCTCATATGGCGTTtactaaaatgaaaaagaatcATAGTGTTGTTGTGTGTCCAGATCAATTGAAGTTTATACTAATTTTGATCTAAATATAACTATCAGTagtaaaaaaaatccaaaatttgtaGAGGTTTTAGAAGCACAATCACTGATCTAGAGTTCTCATTTTTCAATGATTCGATGGAAATGGTTACAACTACTGACATTAAACTTTCATTATTGACATTATGTCATTTTCTTAAATACTACTCCATCCCTTctataaaaaatgttatttagaaattttatttcgattatttttttttaaaagatattatatttttatttgatgtatgatgaattaaataaatatatattaattattaaaaagataaaagaaaaatatgtaaaaatatactGAAAATATGGAATGAATTCCTttcgaaataaaaaataattgtacgATAATGCTCTTTGTGAAAAGagagagtaattttttttattcaaaacattCCCCCATTGCATTAATAGATACAATTTTCAATTCTAAATTATTAATTAGATtgtccaaaataaataaattattaattgttgacaaaaaaattattaattagatAAGGCCGTAAAAGTAATGGGCTGTTAAATGGGTTTAGTTTAGTTGTCTCAAAACGATCGTTGACTAAAAAAGACAGACTTCTTCCACGCGCTCACCACCACACCAAactcattataaaaaaaaaaaacttatcagTCTTTTTTTCATTACAAAACATATTGTCTTCATCTCaagtttcttcttctacttTCCCTGAAAAACAGGAATTTTCGCAAAACCCATCTCGAGAAAATGCATGATTTCTGCTTCACGATCCCGTACGGGATGCTTCTAATCGGCGGTGGGTTCATCGGATACATGAAGAAAGGAAGTATTACATCTTTCGCCGGAGGTGCAGGCACTGGTTTACTACTCATCCTCGCTGGATATCTCAGTCTCAAGGCTttcgagaagaagaagaattcaTCCATCGCTGTTGTTCTTCAGACaggttttttcttttatgtccCTTTTGGTTAACGTCTTTTTCAGGTTTAAGATGTCTTATGATGTTTAGAAAGATTTCGACTTTGCATATATGGTTCGGTTATGTCTTGATCgttacattaaataaaatagatttttcactGACTTGTCAACTGAGGAaggaatgtttttttttgcctaTGGTTCACTGTTTGGATCAAGAACTTGGGTTTAGTTATAGACTCTAGCTATGTTATGAAGGTTCCGTATCTTAATTAGACCACTTAGATCTCGATCTGAACAAATAGTTTTATCTGATGATCTGTTTCGTGTGATAATCAAAGATGAAAAAAGCCTACAGTTTACTGGTTTCTTGCCGGTAACATAGTAGTGTACATATCTCTTAAAACAAGATAATGTGTTAAGTGCTAATAATAGTCAAGGGTTGTTTCATATTTGATTTGTAAGATGTTGTACTTGTAGTTGAGTTGGTTCCTGATTTTAATTAGTCTTCTTACCAACCTTCAAGAACATTTCAAACAAGCTCACAGAATCTGTTTTCATTTTGCTATTTCAGTCactgaatgttttttttttttttttttgtatacagTAATCTCAGCTGCCCTCACACTAGTCATGGGACAGCGTTACTTGCTCACTCAAAAGGTTATGCCAGCTGGTCTAGTTGCTGGGATCaggtaaatatttatttcatcttctttctcatttCCTTCCTGTCGTCAAATATCTAGCTTGACTATTGTATCTTTGTTTGCATCCAAGATTTGGCTTTTTTTGAGTTTCTACTCCGTTCACTTTTTTAACACTAGGGAACCATATTTGTATTGCAGTGCTCTCATGACCTGTTTTTACGTATACAAGATCGCTACTGGTGGCAATAAAATCCCATCAAAATCTGAATGATGGTTGTGCAACTAtggtttctctttttttccttttcttgtgGATTATAAATATCGTATGTGTTTCTGAGattattttgtatttgttgTAGAAAGAACTTCATATAGTCATATGTGTTTCTGAGATTAGTTTCTGGTCATCGTGTTATTGTTAATAACAAACTGTTTTTGAGTCACATTTTATAATATCTGACGTTTTCGTACACATTATTGGTCTGAGTATTGAGCAACTTGATATTCAAAACTTCTTTGTACATATGAGAACGGCAAATCTTGAACGTTAGCTGATCTATTTCCGAAAGCATACATGGTCCATAAATGGAGGTGACACAGTTTTAGAAATTGGGCGTCCCTCAAGCTAGAAATGTTATGGAGACCTAATGAGATATGTGGAGATAGATTCACATGCTAGCTATCTTTACTTAAAGTCTCCAGCTAAGATGAATTTTGATTCCAGTTTCCACATAAACGACATTAGTCTCAACAAAGATAGAATAAAGTTGCAATAAGTGCTGCTGGAGAATAAGATTACGTTTTGAAGCTGAACTTTCCTTTTTGAGGAAGTGGTAGTTAATGTAACTTTTTATTGCTAAACAGCTCATAAGTACAATTATTCACTCCCATCTTCATCAAGAAAAATCTCCAGTAATAACCATGGTGTTCCCTAGGATGGTTTTTCTGATTCTGCTCAACTTTTTCATTTTACAGACTGTTTCATCAAGTTCTTGGAAGACATTGCACGGTCAGAGACAGTTTCTTTCACTTTTGTAACACCTGAATCTTTATGATGTTGTTACTtacactttttgttttatttgtttcttggCAGGGAAACCTCCTGTTGTGGTTGCTAGAGGAGGGTTCTCTGGTTTGCTTCCAGATTCCAGTGAAAATGCATACTTGATGGTGAAATTGACAACTTCTCCAGACGTAAAACTGTGGTGTGACCTTCAGCTAACAAAGGACGGTGTCGGAATCTGCTTCCCAAATCTGAACCTTGACAACGGTTCTAATGTCAAGGACGTTTACCCTAATCACAAAGAATGGTTTTCTGTTGGTTTCACATGGAAAGAACTCTCTACTGTGGCTTGTAAGTGGTTCTTTAAGTATCTTTTCTCTTTGAACCCTCTTTTTGCAAGTAAAGGTTTCTTTGAATCAAAATGTTGTTCAACAACTCTGGAATAGTttcaattcaatttttttttttttgatgattatATGCTCAAGTTTTTTTCCTCTCAACAGTGAAACAGGGTGTTTTCTCAAGATCACAAGTCTTTGATGATGTTTCCTATATGGTGCCTGTTGAAGAAGTAGCAAAACTAGGGACTTCAGGCCTTTGGTTAAACATTCAGGTAAAAATGTATATACTCTTTTGTATACCAATTTTCATAAGATCATGACTAAATCTTCTCCTTGTTACTGTTCTTACAGCACAGTGATTTCTACACGCAACACAACTTGAGCATGAGAAACTTTGTTCTGTCTCTACCAAGCCACGCGAAAATCAACTTCATATCCTCTCCAGACATCAGTTTTCTGAAGAGCATGAAAAAAGATGTCAAACCAACTAAGACAAAGCTCATCTTTAGGTTTTTGAGTCAAGACCAGATAGATCCTTTCACCAACCAATCTTACGCCTCTCTTGCCAAGAACCTAAGCTATATAAAAACTTTTGCAACTGGCGTTCTTGTTCCAAAATCTTACATATGGCCTGTAAGTTCAGATCTTTACCTGCAACCCCACACGTCGCTTGTGTCAGATGCTCATAGACATGGCTTGCAAGTATTCGCCTCAGAGTTTGCCAATGATGCCGTATTTGCGTATAACTACAGCTATGATCCAACGAACgagtatttatatttcattGACAATGGGAACTTCTCTGTTGATGGTTTCTTATCAGACTTTCCTCTGACTCCATACAGAGCCATCAGTAAGTAAAACAAAACTCTGCTACTTAACTTTCTCTTCCCATTTCATACTAAGTAACCAAGAGTCATGTTTGGTTCTCCACAGATTGCTTCTCtcatttgaacaaaaaaaaagctaaaaagCAAGGTAGATGCATTGATTATATAAATGACCTTTCTTACATTTATTTATTGCAGTCTGACCCATTTTGATATTTACAGCTAATGTAACTATTATTTCCAAGGACGGAGCGAGTGGAGACTTCCCTAGCAGTACTGACTTAGCATATGAGAAAGCTGTGAGGGACGGCGTTGACATTATTGATTGTAATGTTCAGATGTCTAAAGACAAGATCCCATTTTGCATGAGCTCCATAGATCTTATGAGCAGCACCAATGTCTTTGACACAAGCTTCAAAAATCTGTCATCAACAGCTTCAGATATTAAGGAGACAACTCAGAGAAGTGGAATCTTCACTTACAGCCTGACCATGTCTGAGATACAAACCTTGAAGCGTAAGAAAGAAGCTACAAAGCTAAAATGAAGACTCAATCAATATATGCACTAATAATATCTTCCTTTCATTTGCAGCTGTCATTTCGAATCCTCAGGGGACGTATGGTTTATTCAGAAACCCAAGAAACAAAAACCTCGGGAAGTTTCTTACACTAGCCGAGTTCTTGTTGCTTCCTAACCGTCACAGCTCTCTCTCAGGCATCTTGATAAAAGTGGAGGTTAGACTTCTGTATGTGTGAATAATGACCAAACACATGGTTCTTGTCTTGATATAGCATTCTCTGTTTCTTAGAATGCAGCTTCTCTAGCAAAAGATCAAGGAGTCAGCATAGTTGATGCTGTACTAGATGAACTCAAGAGAGCTACTGCTACTCGAGAAACCTATACAATATTGATCCAGTCTACTGATAAGGCTGTCCTGATGGAGTTCAAGGAGAAGCGGAAGATGAGTAACGATGAGCTGGTCTATGTAGTTGATCAAGACGTCGACGGTGTGACAGATCCCGCAATCAAAGACATCAAGAGTTTTGCAGGCTCCGTTGTCATCAGTAAGAAGTCAGTTGTTCCATACAACGGAGGGATCGCCAGGCTTAAAAGCGAGACAAGCGTTGTCCCAAGGCTGAGATCAAGCGGTCTTCGTGTGTACGTTGAGACATTTAGCAACGAGTTTATAAGCCAACCGTATGACTTTTTCTCTGATCCAACGGTGGAGATAGACTACTTTGTCAGAGGAGATCCTGAGGTTGATGGCATCATTACTGACTTCCCAGCGACCACTGCAAGATACACAAGTAAGTAAAGAGTCTCCTCTTCTCTATCTTTGCTTCTTTTAAATGTTTCTTGAGCCAAATCTGAagtaaaata is part of the Raphanus sativus cultivar WK10039 chromosome 5, ASM80110v3, whole genome shotgun sequence genome and harbors:
- the LOC108862902 gene encoding protein FATTY ACID EXPORT 6; this translates as MHDFCFTIPYGMLLIGGGFIGYMKKGSITSFAGGAGTGLLLILAGYLSLKAFEKKKNSSIAVVLQTVISAALTLVMGQRYLLTQKVMPAGLVAGISALMTCFYVYKIATGGNKIPSKSE
- the LOC108862900 gene encoding purple acid phosphatase 18 is translated as MERKLLVTLSVILFSSVAADDYVRPEPRQALQFPWKQKSTSQPEQVHISLAGDKHMRVSWVTNDKSSPSFVEYGTSPGKYSFLGQGESTSYSYIFYRSGKIHHAVIGPLEPDTVYYYRCGGGGPEFHLKTPPAQFPITFAVAGDLGQTGWTKSTLDHIDQCRYEVHLLPGDLSYADYMQHKWDTFGELVQPLASVRPWMVTQGNHEKENIPYLVDEFVSYNSRWKMPYAESGSNSNLYYSFEVAGVHVIMLGSYTDYDRYSDQYNWLKGDLSKVDRERTPWLIALFHVPWYNSNDAHQNEGDGMMAEMEPLLYASGVDIVFTGHVHAYERTKRVNNGKSDPCGPVHITIGDGGNREGLARKYKDPSPEWSVFREASFGHGELQMVNSTHAHWTWHRNDDDEPTKSDEVWLTSLVNSGCWTEKKWNENLRKILMEP
- the LOC108862903 gene encoding glycerophosphodiester phosphodiesterase GDPDL5, whose product is MVFPRMVFLILLNFFILQTVSSSSWKTLHGKPPVVVARGGFSGLLPDSSENAYLMVKLTTSPDVKLWCDLQLTKDGVGICFPNLNLDNGSNVKDVYPNHKEWFSVGFTWKELSTVALKQGVFSRSQVFDDVSYMVPVEEVAKLGTSGLWLNIQHSDFYTQHNLSMRNFVLSLPSHAKINFISSPDISFLKSMKKDVKPTKTKLIFRFLSQDQIDPFTNQSYASLAKNLSYIKTFATGVLVPKSYIWPVSSDLYLQPHTSLVSDAHRHGLQVFASEFANDAVFAYNYSYDPTNEYLYFIDNGNFSVDGFLSDFPLTPYRAINCFSHLNKKKAKKQANVTIISKDGASGDFPSSTDLAYEKAVRDGVDIIDCNVQMSKDKIPFCMSSIDLMSSTNVFDTSFKNLSSTASDIKETTQRSGIFTYSLTMSEIQTLKPVISNPQGTYGLFRNPRNKNLGKFLTLAEFLLLPNRHSSLSGILIKVENAASLAKDQGVSIVDAVLDELKRATATRETYTILIQSTDKAVLMEFKEKRKMSNDELVYVVDQDVDGVTDPAIKDIKSFAGSVVISKKSVVPYNGGIARLKSETSVVPRLRSSGLRVYVETFSNEFISQPYDFFSDPTVEIDYFVRGDPEVDGIITDFPATTARYTKNQCYSKMGLIGTGGLVPLANPEIISPAEAPYPPLFDSNVTEPPLPAVRSQPPAPTPTPAAPAKAKSKAQSVQVSFTSRTMLVLVSFFIIA